In Mustelus asterias chromosome 30, sMusAst1.hap1.1, whole genome shotgun sequence, a genomic segment contains:
- the LOC144480703 gene encoding uncharacterized protein LOC144480703 → MESKSTVHNGEKVFTCSVCGRGFSRSSNLSKHKCCPTGEKPWKCGDCGKGFDYPSELHIHHRSHTGERPFTCSVCQKGFTKSSHLLRHRRVHTGERPFTCSVCGKDFTNSSQLLSHHRIHSEERPFQCSDCEKNYKRKNDLLNHKRTHTGERLFPCSVCGKGFTRSFHLLTHQLVHTDKRLFKCPDCEKYFKSQTDLLMHQLTHTRKRPFTCFFCRKGFTWMSNLLNHQRSHTGERPFICSVCGKGFTQSSILLTHQRVHTGERPFPCSVCGKRFSRSSTLLRHQRVHK, encoded by the coding sequence ATGGAatcaaaaagcaccgttcacaatggggagaaggtgtttacatgttctgtgtgtggacgaggtttCAGTCGCTCATCAAACCTGTCAAAACACAAGTGCTGtcccactggggagaaaccatggaaatgtggtgactgtgggaagggatttgattatCCATCTGAGTTACATATTCATcaccgcagtcacactggggagaggccattcacttgctctgtgtgtcagAAAGGATTCACTAAATCATCCCACCTTCTAAGACaccggcgtgttcacactggggagagaccattcacctgctccgtctgtGGGAAAGACTTCACAAACTCATCTCAACTCCTGTCACACCATCGAatccacagtgaggagagacctttccaatgttctgactgtgagaaaaaCTATAAAAGGAAAAATGATCTGTTGAACCataaacgcactcacactggggagagactgttcccctgctccgtgtgtgggaagggatttacccgTTCATTCCACCtactgacacaccaacttgttcatacTGATAAGAGGCTGTTTAAATGTCCTGACTGTGAGAAGTACTTTAAAAGCCAGACAGATCTGCTGATGCACCAACTCACTCACACCAGGAAGAGACCCTTCACCTGCTTTTTCTGTAGGAAAGGCTTCACTTGGATGTCCAACCTACTTAATCACCAGcggagtcacactggggagaggccgttcatctgctcagtgtgtgggaagggattcactcagtcatccatcctgctgacacatcagcgagttcacaccggggagaggccatttccttgctcagtgtgtggaaagagattcagtcgttcatccacactgctgaggcaccagcgagttcacaagtaa
- the LOC144480966 gene encoding uncharacterized protein LOC144480966: MAWTCGDCGKEFDYPSQLETHRRSHTGERPFTCSKCGKGFAHPSTLLTHQQIHTEERPFTCSVCGKGFNQSSNLAIHQRVHTGEKPFTCSQCGKGFSHSYTLQTHQRVHTRERPFICSQCGKGFAHSSTLLKHQRIHTGERPFTCSVCGKGFNQSSNLALHERIHTEERPFICSVCGKGFNQSSKLTLHQRVHTGERPFTCSQCGKGFAHSANLLKHKRVHTGERPFACSQCGKGFAHSTNLLTHQRVHTGERPFTCSQCGKGFSQLSTLQTHQRIHK; encoded by the coding sequence atggcatggacctgtggggattgtgggaaggaatttgattacccatcacagctggaaactcatcgacgcagtcacacaggggagaggccattcacctgctccaagtgtgggaaaggatttgctcacccatccaccctgctgacacaccagcaaattcacactgaggagaggccgttcacatgctctgtgtgtgggaaaggattcaatcagtcatccaacttagcaattcaccagcgagttcacactggggagaaaccgttcacctgctcccagtgtgggaagggattttctcactcaTACACcctacagacacaccagcgagttcacactcgggagaggccattcatttgctcccagtgtgggaagggatttgctcactcatccactctgctgaaacaccagcgaattcacactggggagaggccgttcacctgctcagtctgtgggaaaggattcaatcagtcatccaacctagcattgcatgagcgaattcacactgaggagagaccgttcatctgctctgtgtgtgggaagggattcaatcagtcatccaaactaacattacaccagcgagttcacactggggagagaccgttcacctgctcccagtgtgggaaaggatttgctcACTCAGCCAACCTGTTGaaacacaagcgagttcacactggggagagaccattcgcctgctcccagtgtgggaagggatttgctcactcaaccaacctgctgacacaccagcgagttcacactggggagaggccattcacctgctcccagtgtgggaagggattcagtcagttatccaccctgcagacacaccagcgaattcacaagtaa